A stretch of DNA from Streptosporangiales bacterium:
GAGGCGGCCGGCGGCTCGGTGCACTGGGCACGCGACGAGACCGAGGCGTGCCGGGTCGTGACCGACATCGTGCGGCGCCACGCGGCGTCCGAGGTCGTCAAGGTCAAGTCGATGGCCACCCAGGAGATCGGGCTGAACGAAGCGCTCGACCGCGCCGGGATCAGCGCGTGGGAGACCGACCTCGCCGAGCTGATCGTCCAGCTCGGCGACGACACCCCGAGCCACTTCCTCGTGCCCGCGATCCACCGCAACCGCAGCGAGATCCGCGACATCTTCGCGTCCCGGATGGGCGATGCCGGCCGTCCCGCACCCGACGACCTCACCGACGAGCCACGCCGGCTCGCCGAGGCGGCACGGCTGCACCTGCGGGAGAAGTTCCTCTCCGCCCGGGTCGGCATCTCCGGCGCCAACTTCGCCGTCGCCGAGTCGGGCACCCTCGTCGTCGTCGAGTCCGAGGGCAACGGCCGGATGTGCCTGACGCTGCCCGAGGTGCTCGTCTCGGTGGTGGGCATCGAGAAGCTCGTGCCGACGTGGAGCGACCTCGAGACCTACCTGCAGCTGCTGCCCAGGTCGTCGACGGCCGAGCGGATGAACCCGTACACCTCGACCTGGACCGGCGTCACTCCCGGCGACGGCCCGCAGGAGGTGCACGTGGTGCTGCTCGACAACGGGCGCTCGCGGGCACTCGCCGACGTCGTCGGCCGGCAGGCGCTGCGCTGCATCCGGTGTTCGGCGTGCCTCAACGTGTGCCCGGTGTACGAACGGACCGGCGGGCACGCGTACGGCTCGGTCTACCCCGGGCCGATCGGCGCGATCCTCAATCCGCTGCTGCACGGCACCGACGACCCGCACGACGCAGAACTGCCGTACGCGTCGAGCCTGTGCGGTGCGTGCTACGAGGTGTGCCCGGTCGCGATCGACATCCCGTCGGTGCTCGTCGAGCAGCGTGCGGCCGTGGTCGACGCGAAGCGCGGGTCACGCAAGCCAAACGCGGAGCGGGCGGCGATGCGGGCGGCGGCGTGGGTGCTCTCCGACCCGAAGCGCCTCGCACGGGCGGAACGGGCGGCGTCGGCGCCCGCCTCGCGAGCACTCGCGAGGCGGGTGCGCCGACTGCCTGGGCCGTTGGCCGGCTGGTCCGACAGTCGGGACATCCCCCCGCCCCCGGGCGAGTCGTTTCGCGCATGGTGGCGACGTACCCGCAAGACGTCCTGATCGGTCAGGCCTTGACCTCGACCCTGCTCGTGTCGTCCCATGGACGAGCGACGGCGTCCAGATGCGTACGCAGGTACGCGACCTGGTCACCCCTTCCCATGTGGGAGTCGACCCCTTCGACCAGCCAACGCCAGGCATCGGCGTCATAGCCGGCCATGTCGAGCCACCACGTGCGGCGCTTACCTGACACGACGACCTCCAGACGGCCCCCGAGCCAGTAGCAGGTTTCACGGGCGAATCGCGCAGCCGTCGCGTCCTGTTACGCAGCCCCGTTACCGGTCCGACGCTCGGTATAACCAACCGACCGACTGGTTACGGTGCGGCACCGGTTCTCAACTACCGAGACGTGTCCTCACGACAGCAGCGATCGTTCGTGCTGCACGCTCGGCGGAATGCCGTGCTCTCGTTCGTAGTCGTCGAGCAGGTCGTCGAGTGGCTTGTACGTTCCGAGCAGGATCGGCTCGCCGCCGTCCTTGGGCACGACGATGGGCCTGCCCATCACCGACGCCAGGAAGTCCCCCGTGGTGAGGAACTCCACCGAGTCCCAGATGAAGACGAAGCACCACGCGCGCTCGCGGATGTAGCGGCGGTCGATCGCTACCTCGTGACCACCGGGGGACGAGCTGTCCCGCAGCAGTTGCGCCGCAACCGCCTCTGCCTCTTCTACGTTCATCGTCCCGTCCTAGGTCGTGGGAAGGAATCCGAGCGTATGAAAGCTCTCCAGCGTGGCCAGGGTGCCGATCTGGCCGTCGATGAACATGACGCCGTTCCTGTCGTAGATCACGTTGAAGACGTGGCCGACAGTCCCCGGACCTCTGTTGATGGCCACGATCCCGCGTGACCCTGGTCCCGCCTGGTTCATCATTCGGACAATATCGTCGTACGACGAGACACCCTTCCACCCATGTCGGCTGCCCCCGGAGACGTCGTAGAGCGAGGCTCCGTTCTGTCCCTTGACGGGCATTGCGCTCGCGGGGCTGCCACCGAGAGTGGAGTCGGTCGCGAGCACGCACCGCGTGCAGTTCATGTTGTGACCGTCCCAGCGTGCCTCGTATCGGGTGGCGTTCACACCCTCGACCGCCGGGTACTCGTGTCGGACGATCGCACGCGCGATCTCCGGAGGGACCGACCCGGCGTGCAGCGCCTTCTCGGTGCCACCGGGCACGGTCGTGGCGAGATGCTTGACGCCATGCGGCTGCGGTGGAAGTCGCAAGGCTCCCGAGTCCCCGCCGGTCCCGTGTCCGCTGGTCCCGTGGTCTGCCGCGCTGTCGTGTGGCCGTGTGGGGGCGTCGTCGGGGAGCCTGGTCACCGTCGACGAGTCATGGCCACCGTGATCGGTACGCGCCGGCGGCGGGTCGTCGATGCGGGCGGCGATCGGGTCGTCGAGGTCGGGCAGGCGTGGGTGGGCGTCCCGACCGGCGGTGCGAGCGAGATCGTCGACGGCGGGGAGCTTGCCGCCCGTCGCGACGCCGTCGGGCAGTAGCGACCCTGGCGTCCCTGGGTGCACGCCGGGGATTTCGTCGAGGAGTGCCGGCGGGCCGTCGTCGAGGTGGCCCGCCAGCTTGCCGACCAGGCCGGCCTCGCCGGCACCGTGCGCACCCTTGACGAGCTTCGCCACCGTGCCGGCCTCCCCGCCGGGGAGGAAGAACGTCCCGACGTTGAACACCGTCGCCCCCGCGGCACGTGCCGGGTCGTGTTTCCACGTGTCCCAGGCGATGATGCCCTTCCCCATGTCCAGCGCCGATCTCTCGCACGCCTTGACCCATCCCGGAGTGACCCCCAGGGCATGCGACGCTCCCACGAACGGCGTGACGATCGGGTTGGTCCACAGCGCGATTCCCGCGACGCCCTTGCCGAGGCCCGCCCACGCCAGTCCGGTGTTCTTCGCCTCCCGGCCCACCTGCCCCCAGGTGCCGTGGCCGGTCAGGGCCATGAGGGCCGCGGTGTAGGTGTTGTTGAACGTCAGCTGGTTGAGACCCAGCAGCGTCCCGCCGAGTCCGTCGACGAGGATGCCCTTGTAGAAGCTGACGTACGCGCCGAGGACGCCGCACTCCCACGGGGCCTCCCAGCCCGCGGCCGTCCCCCAGGGCGTGTCGGCGTCGTCGGGGATGTCGTCGAAGCCGTAGGCGTTCTCCGGTTTGCCCGGCTCGTCCGCCGCATGCCACTGACGGCCGCCGAACAGGCCCTCGATCCGGTTCGCGCACCGGCGCTCGATCGCCGCCTTCAGCTCCACCTGGGTGTTGACCTGCCGGATCAGGTCGTTGTTCTGCCCGACCGCGTCCTTGTCCCGGTCCCAGTCCTCCCCCTCGTCCTCGATCGAGGATCTGAACCGCACCGCCTGCAGGAACAGCGACTGCAGGTTCTCGGCAACCGGCCGCATCTCCTGGACGTAGTCCGCGAGGGCGTCGCCGACCTGCTCCAGGTCACCGCCGAAGCTCAGCCCGCCGGAACGCACCTGCGCCGTCGACGACAGCAGCTCCCACCGCTCGGGAGCGTGATAGCACCCCTCGAGGCCCTGGAACCGCGAGTGCACCTGCGTGCCCGCGACCTTGCACTCCCCCGCCGCGGTGCGGAACTTCCGCGCCCCGGCGTCCACCGCGACCAGATCACCGTCGAAGAGCGGGATACCCGACGGATCGATCGCAGTCCCGGCGTATCCGGAGCCATCGGCAGCCACCCGTGTCATCGGTCACTCCTCACCGACGCCGGGGCGCGAGCTCGGCGACCGTGCCCGCGTTCCGCTGGGCGTTCGCGGCCATCTCGAGGTCGCCCTGCAGGTAGGCGTTCGTCGCCTTCACCGCGCCGCCCAGCGACGACATGGTCTGCTTGACCAGGTGGGGAAGGGTGTTCTCGTGGTGGGACGCGAAGTGGACGATGGCCAACGAGACGATCGGGCTCCCCGCGCCGCCGGCCGCCGACTTCGCGCCGCGGGAGTAGTGCTTCCCCACCCGCTCGAAACCGCGTCCCGCCGCCTGGGTGCTCCGGACGACGCCCTGCACGCCGGCGGGCTCGATGTCCCACTTCGCCATGTCGATCTCCCTCGGCCGCCGGAGCCACGATGTCCGGCGCATCGGTCACGAGGGTGCGATACGAGGTGGCGCGATCTGGTTCGCGCGAGGTCTTACGAGAGTGTGACGGGTTACCCGTCGGTCAGCTCGGGCTTGCGGGCGATCACGAGGTAGTTCTTCGGCATGCCGGACTTGACGTGCTTCCAGCGAACGTCCGCGCGGGCGAACGCGCCCGTGAGCATCGAGGCGAGCAGCCGGGTGGACCACAGCAGCGGGCCGAGGTAGACGATCCGCCAGCCCGGCTTCAGCCTGCGCGGATCCTTCGGCAACGCGGTCGCCATCATCTTGAACTGGTAGGAGACCGTCCCGAAGTAGCCCTCGAGCCACTCCAGCCGCTGCACCTGGAAGCCGGCCTGCTCGAAGAGGTGGCGCAGCCCGTACTGGGTGTAGCGGTAGAAGTCGTACGGTCGCTGGTGCTCGTGGAAGTAGAGCGGGACGCTGCAGAGGATCCGGCCACCCGGCTTGAGTACGCGGTTGAGCTCGGCGAGCACGGCCGGCGGGTCGGGGAGGTGCTCGAGGACCTGGTTGAACAGGATCCGGTCGAACCGCCCGTCCTCGACCGGGATCTTGGTCAGGTCGCACACGTAGTCGAGCTGGGTGTACCCGGTCTGGAGCTGGGCGAAGTCGGCGGCTTCGTAGGTGGCGTGCCGGAACAGTCTTCGGTACGGACCGCGACCCGCCCCCGCGTCCAGGACGAGCATCTCGGGTGCCGTGGACCTGGCGAACCGCCTGTTGATCCGGGCGAGGTGCACCCGGGACGGGTTGACGGGCCGTCTGCGCCTGCGCTGGAACATCGGCGGAGTCTAACGGTGACACGAGCATTCGTCATCGTCACCGGGCGTAGGCGCCCGGCGCGAGCGCGGTTGCTACCATCTGCCGCACGGAATCGGCCGCCGTGCGGGAGGACGCATGTGCGGCGTGGATCTTGGGCAACTTTCCGTTCACAACACGCAAAGCTCGTCAACCAGGTACCCCGTTCGGCGGTCTGTCACTGGACCGACCGGCGGCAGGCGACTGGTGGTGGCTGGCCGACACACTGCCGGTGAGTGCGGCTCAGGAGGGACAGGACATGCGCGTCAGGTTCTTGGCGTTCGGTGTCAGTAGCGCGACCGGGGGTGTGCGCTCGATCGTGAACCAGGCGAACGCGCTGGCCGGGCACCACGACGTCGAGGTCGTAACCGTGTTCAAGGACTTCACGAAGCTGCCGTTCAAGCTCGACCGGCGCGTGCGCCGGCGGCGGCTGATGCAGGTGGACCGGTCGTGGCCCAAGCAGCAGATCCTCGAACGGCTCGCACGCCGGCCGAGCAAGTACGTGCCCGAGGACGAGCACCGTTACGCGGACTTCTCCCGCGCCACCGACGTCGTCTTGAAGCGCTACCTGGGCAGCCTGGACGGCGGCGTGCTGGTCTCCACCCGGCCGGCGCTCAACCTCCTCTCGGCGCGGTTCGGCTCCTCCTCGGTGGTCAGGATCGGGCAGGACCACATGAACTACCGCTCCTACCCCGAGGGTCTGGCCGGGCAGATCAGGCGCTGGTACCCCAAGCTCGACGCCGTCGCCACGCTCACCTCACGTGACGCCACGGAGTACGCCGACGCGCTCGGCGCCGAGGCCCGTGTCGTGCACATCCCCAACCTGGTGCCGATGCCCGACACCGAACCGGCCCCGCTCGACTCGAAGGTCGCGGTCGCGGCGGGCCGTCTCACCTCGCAGAAGGGCTTCGACATGCTGATCGACGCCTGGGCCAAGGTCGCGGCCAAGCACCCCGACTGGGAGGTGCGCATCTTCGGCAGCGGGCGGCACCGCGAGCAGCTCCGCGCCCACATCGACAGCACCGGCATGGCCGAGCACGTCCGGCTCATGGGCACGACCAAGAAGCTGGAGAAGCAGATCCGTGGGAGCGCGATGTACGTCCTCAGCTCACGGTACGAGGGCCTGCCGATGACCATCCTCGAGGCGATGCAGCAGGGCGTGCCCGTGGTCGCGTTCGACTGCCACACCGGACCCGCGGACATCATCACCCACGACCGTGACGGGATCCTGGTGCCACCCAACGACGTCGACGCCCTGGCCACCGCGATCGTGGAGATGATCGAGAACCCCGAACGCCGCCGCGCCCTGGGCGCGGAGGCACACACCTCGATCCGGCGGTTCTCCGGCGAGAGTATCCGGCCCCAGTGGGAGAAGCTCTACGCCGAGCTCGGCGCGCACTAGGGATCAGCGGCGCCGGGCGCGGGGGTTCGCCGGAGCCTTGGCCTCCTCCTCGTCGAGGTAGGCCTTCACGACGGTCTCGGCGTCCCCGTCCATGCGGAGAACGCCCTGGTCGAGCCAGATCGCGCGATTGCACGTCTTCGTGATGGTCGTCATGCTGTGGCTGACCAGGAAGACGGTGCCCGCCTGCTCGCGCATCTCGCGGATGCGCTCCTGGCTCTTCCTGCGGAAGTCCGCGTCGCCGGTCGCCAGCGCCTCGTCGACGATGAGCACGTCGTGGGTCTTCGCGGCGGCGATGGCGAACCGCAGTCGCGCACCCATGCCGGACGAGTAGGTGTTCATCGGCAGCTTGATGAAGTCACCGACCCCGGAGAACTCCACGATGTCGTCGTAGGCGGCCCTGGCCTCGTCCCTCGTCATGCCCATGGCGAGGCAGCCGAGCTCGACGTTGCGCTCGCCGGTGAGGTTGCTCATCAGTGCGGCGTTGACGCCGAGGAACGACGGCTGTCCCTGGGCGTAGACCGTGCCACTCGCGGGGGGCAGCAGTCCCGCGATGGCGCGCATCAACGTGCTCTTGCCTGACCCGTTCCTGCCGACGACGCCGATGGCGTCACCCTCGTACGCGGTGAAGGACACGCCCTTGACGGCGTGCACCTCCTTGACCTTCGTCCGCTGCTCGCGCGAGATCAGCCGTCTCAGCGCGCCGGTGGCCGAGCCGCTCTTGCCGTTCGACCTGTACACGCGGTAGACGACGTGCAGGTCGGTGACGATGACGGTCGGCGGCCGCCCGACGTCGGCGGTTGACTCATCCACGACCGTAGGTCTCCTCACGCTGCCAGAAGAAGATGAACCCACCGATGAGCATGAGCACCGACCAGAACGCCGCGACCAGCCAGACATTCAGCCCGAACGACAGCTGCATCGGCACGTAGCTGTCGAGCAGCACGCTGCGGTAGAGGTCGAGGAAGATCGCGCCCGGGTTGAGCTGGATGATGGGGTGGATGGGTCCCGGCAGGTTGCCGAGCCGCTGGTCGATCGAGAAGAAGACGCCCGAGGAGTAGAACCAGATCCTGGTGAGGAACGGCAGCAGCTGGTTGATGTCCTGCGCGCCGGCCCCGATGCGTGCCCAGGTCAGGCCGAGGCCGAGGTTGAACATGGTCTGCAGGATCATGGCGGGCGCGACGAGCAGCCACTTCACGCTCAGTGGTTCACCCGTCACCAGGATGATGCCGAACAGCACGACCATCGAGATCAGCAGCTGCCTGAACTCGACGAGCACGAACGACAGCGGCAGGACGGCGCGCGGGAAGTGCAGCGTGCGGATCATGGAGCGCCTGCTGCTGATCGACTTGGCGCCGTTGTTGAGCGAGCGCGTCAGGAAACCGAAGACGAAGACTCCGGTGATGAGGAACGCAGGGTAGTTGTCGACGCCGCGCTTCAGGTCGAGCAGGAGACCGAACAGCAGGTAGTAGATGGACGCCTGCAGCAGCGGGGTGAGCACCTGCCACAGCTGGCCGAGCAGGGCCGACGAGTACTTCGACGTCGACCGGGCCGACGCGTAGGCGAGGATGAAGTGCCTGCGCGCCCACAGTCGGCGGATGTACTCGGGGAGCGAGGGGCGCGCGGTGGCCTCGATCAGCCCGTAGCGAGCAGCGAGCGCCACGGGGTCAACGCGTTCCGCGTCGCTGGTGGTCATGAGCCGCCGTCCGGAGTGAGCATCGCAGCGGACCGGAGCGCATACCGCGCCCTCGCACCCACTGAGCGAGGAGCGGAGCGCAGGACGGCGGCGGGACACACGGTCATGGAAGGCACCTTACGATCTCAGGTCACGGAGACGGGCCTGGTGGGCGGCGGTCGTCACCGGTCGGCCGCCGCCGAC
This window harbors:
- a CDS encoding iron-sulfur cluster-binding protein, producing the protein MSGTAKDAFLGMPPFPDAARAALADTQLRTNLSRATSTIRGKRARAVAELPDWDELRLAGAAIKDRTLRHLDTYLEQFERSVEAAGGSVHWARDETEACRVVTDIVRRHAASEVVKVKSMATQEIGLNEALDRAGISAWETDLAELIVQLGDDTPSHFLVPAIHRNRSEIRDIFASRMGDAGRPAPDDLTDEPRRLAEAARLHLREKFLSARVGISGANFAVAESGTLVVVESEGNGRMCLTLPEVLVSVVGIEKLVPTWSDLETYLQLLPRSSTAERMNPYTSTWTGVTPGDGPQEVHVVLLDNGRSRALADVVGRQALRCIRCSACLNVCPVYERTGGHAYGSVYPGPIGAILNPLLHGTDDPHDAELPYASSLCGACYEVCPVAIDIPSVLVEQRAAVVDAKRGSRKPNAERAAMRAAAWVLSDPKRLARAERAASAPASRALARRVRRLPGPLAGWSDSRDIPPPPGESFRAWWRRTRKTS
- a CDS encoding methyltransferase domain-containing protein translates to MFQRRRRRPVNPSRVHLARINRRFARSTAPEMLVLDAGAGRGPYRRLFRHATYEAADFAQLQTGYTQLDYVCDLTKIPVEDGRFDRILFNQVLEHLPDPPAVLAELNRVLKPGGRILCSVPLYFHEHQRPYDFYRYTQYGLRHLFEQAGFQVQRLEWLEGYFGTVSYQFKMMATALPKDPRRLKPGWRIVYLGPLLWSTRLLASMLTGAFARADVRWKHVKSGMPKNYLVIARKPELTDG
- a CDS encoding glycosyltransferase, with the protein product MRVRFLAFGVSSATGGVRSIVNQANALAGHHDVEVVTVFKDFTKLPFKLDRRVRRRRLMQVDRSWPKQQILERLARRPSKYVPEDEHRYADFSRATDVVLKRYLGSLDGGVLVSTRPALNLLSARFGSSSVVRIGQDHMNYRSYPEGLAGQIRRWYPKLDAVATLTSRDATEYADALGAEARVVHIPNLVPMPDTEPAPLDSKVAVAAGRLTSQKGFDMLIDAWAKVAAKHPDWEVRIFGSGRHREQLRAHIDSTGMAEHVRLMGTTKKLEKQIRGSAMYVLSSRYEGLPMTILEAMQQGVPVVAFDCHTGPADIITHDRDGILVPPNDVDALATAIVEMIENPERRRALGAEAHTSIRRFSGESIRPQWEKLYAELGAH
- a CDS encoding ATP-binding cassette domain-containing protein encodes the protein MSGWSRRSGRCSCSSVGSSSSGSVRRPTVVDESTADVGRPPTVIVTDLHVVYRVYRSNGKSGSATGALRRLISREQRTKVKEVHAVKGVSFTAYEGDAIGVVGRNGSGKSTLMRAIAGLLPPASGTVYAQGQPSFLGVNAALMSNLTGERNVELGCLAMGMTRDEARAAYDDIVEFSGVGDFIKLPMNTYSSGMGARLRFAIAAAKTHDVLIVDEALATGDADFRRKSQERIREMREQAGTVFLVSHSMTTITKTCNRAIWLDQGVLRMDGDAETVVKAYLDEEEAKAPANPRARRR
- a CDS encoding ABC transporter permease; the encoded protein is MTTSDAERVDPVALAARYGLIEATARPSLPEYIRRLWARRHFILAYASARSTSKYSSALLGQLWQVLTPLLQASIYYLLFGLLLDLKRGVDNYPAFLITGVFVFGFLTRSLNNGAKSISSRRSMIRTLHFPRAVLPLSFVLVEFRQLLISMVVLFGIILVTGEPLSVKWLLVAPAMILQTMFNLGLGLTWARIGAGAQDINQLLPFLTRIWFYSSGVFFSIDQRLGNLPGPIHPIIQLNPGAIFLDLYRSVLLDSYVPMQLSFGLNVWLVAAFWSVLMLIGGFIFFWQREETYGRG